From Daucus carota subsp. sativus chromosome 6, DH1 v3.0, whole genome shotgun sequence, the proteins below share one genomic window:
- the LOC108226933 gene encoding probable WRKY transcription factor 45, with protein MDGTNPKLYLGSLASEKWSTFTSSHGSTSNINISPSNDLFVNSGGFSEGEMFHGFAASSEVSDHLNSGITSSGNRINFMGTDDRNDEVKVDAKQKNKNKKQRFAFQTKSQVDILDDGYRWRKYGQKTVKNNAHPRNYYKCTYQGCSVKKQVQRLDKDETIVVTTYEGIHTHSIQKPSDDFQNILSEMKIFPTS; from the exons ATGGATGGTACTAATCCTAAGCTGTATCTGGGTTCATTAGCCAGTGAAAAGTGGTCGACATTCACGAGTTCTCATGGTTCCACcagtaatataaatatttctccTAGCAATGATTTATTTGTTAACTCTGGTGGATTTTCAGAGGGAGAGATGTTTCATGGTTTTGCCGCCTCATCCGAAGTTAGTGATCATTTAAATAGCGGCATTACTAGCAGTGGTAACAGAATTAATTTCATGGGGACAGATGATCGAAACGATGAAGTGAAGGTGGATGCTAAGCAGAAGAACAAGAATAAGAAACAGAGGTTTGCTTTTCAAACCAAGAGCCAGGTTGATATTCTTGATGATGGATACAGATGGAGGAAATATGGCCAAAAGACTGTTAAAAATAATGCACACCCAAG AAACTACTACAAGTGTACGTATCAAGGATGCAGTGTGAAGAAGCAAGTCCAACGCCTAGACAAGGATGAAACAATTGTGGTGACTACTTATGAAGGGATTCACACCCACTCTATTCAGAAGCCCTCTGACGATTTCCAAAACATCTTGAGTGAGATGAAGATTTTCCCTACCTCTTAA